A genome region from Lytechinus pictus isolate F3 Inbred chromosome 16, Lp3.0, whole genome shotgun sequence includes the following:
- the LOC129279535 gene encoding retinoblastoma-associated protein-like, with translation MNDSLANILSRLTLPVNVSVTDQAEKLTHVWTASERAEFKENETTWAVCAIYIATVNVKYGKGAPVSSGHEAPESSSLPTLSQLLHASNINIKTFFEHMGKVEEFFSFSDTVKSSLMALKQKYLITYAIFCKFEKLFNKLFKSPDEIPCSTDGSCDVSCDKKRVCWLLFLIAKGSMLSECSELVLPLHLMLSCVDYTLSKALPFTIRDTFTSLRYDKGSEDETNEQCLRVVCKEGGLATDSEEEVAMVKRSIFIPFINSISSEDTEQDVEGFPKMDHLESTYHQMYQSAGDINEVNFLTFDSTLTPPKAAQPSVPPSPDSTVTNPLFLTPVRRAVTTVQALKSLLTGARDAPSDVLHRYFEGCSVNPESAIEQRVEKLKELFVGHYVGEVGVQASELACTRFKLGLRFYYRIMETMLIKEEKRLSTSDFSTLLNNDAFHRSLLACALEVVMVTFGYIASPINSGMPALSSKLLFPWILDVFDLHSFNFIKVIESFVKNEPRLTEEARKHLQGIETQIVECLAWSINSPLFDALRRVRGIEVNGSLTQSPSSHTSAADMFLSPVRPGHYSSTHRPSNEATPPRRTHAPTCASRLDYPSPKSARLSIQQCPSPRVGVQNCPSPRPSHVGVGGQEKPGSVTLNMFFNKVLQLAYHRLHTMCNLLDISRDLNRLMWTCVEHCITNKSWLLQGRHLDQIIMCSMYGICKVRDCERKFKEIVNMYRGLPHALSQTYKNVYMGEGRESTSIIAFYNQVFIPNTREYIHKFQLTISPASLSPVPSRCQATASHATPIYQVPGASNFYISPMKDSPFKSPQPVNSVSSPSQMTPRTRTLYSFGETLSSERLREFNQQVARPDRSPRPSSKRLKLEELDGPAENGDGPSHQEHGDDETDSSIIQRGQGDQVMSSMQRRISQFASDSRMIPKPSSTSDTDQTNRNTTE, from the exons ATGAATGATAGTTTAGCCAATATATTGAGCCGTCTTACACTGCCTGTCAATGTATCAGTCACGGATCAAGCTGAGAAGCTTACCCATGTGTGGACAGCTTCCGAACGAGCGGAATTCAAG GAAAATGAAACCACATGGGCAGTTTGTGCAATCTACATAGCAACAGTCAATGTCAAGTATGG GAAAGGAGCTCCGGTTTCAAGCGGCCATGAAGCCCCAGAATCATCTAGTCTCCCAACTCTTTCTCAGCTGCTGCATGCTTCAAATATCAA CATCAAGACGTTCTTTGAGCACATGGGTAAGGTTGAGGAGTTCTTCAGCTTCAGTGATACAGTCAAGAGCAGTCTGATGGCCCTCAAACAGAAATACCTCATCACATATGCCATTTTCTGCAAGTTTGAAAA GCTGTTCAACAAGCTTTTCAAGTCACCTGATGAGATCCCATGCTCTACTGATGGATCATGTGATGTATCATGTGATAAGAAGAGAGTCTGCTGGTTGCTCTTCCTGATAGCCAAAG GTTCTATGTTGAGTGAATGCAGTGAGTTGGTTCTTCCATTGCACTTGATGTTGAGTTGTGTGGACTATACTCTCAGCAAAGCCCTTCCTTTCACCATCAGAGATACATTCA CATCTCTACGCTATGACAAGGGATCTGAAGATGAAACCAATGAGCAGTGTCTGAGAGTGGTATGTAAGGAAGGAGGATTAGCAACCGATTCTGAGGAGGAGGTTGCCATGGTGAAGAGAAGCATCTTTATTCCATTCATTAATTCCATCTCATCGGAAGATACAGAACAAGATGTAGAGGGATTTCCAAAG ATGGATCATTTGGAGTCAACCTACCATCAGATGTACCAGTCGGCAGGGGACATCAATGAGGTCAACTTCCTGACCTTTGACTCTACGTTGACCCCACCAAAGGCTGCCCAGCCCAGTGTGCCTCCTTCACCGGACTCTACCGTCACAAATCCTCTATTCCTTACACCTGTCAG GAGAGCAGTGACTACAGTACAAGCCTTGAAATCCCTTCTCACAGGAGCAAGGGACGCACCCTCTGATGTACTTCATAGATACTTTGAG GGGTGTTCCGTCAATCCCGAGAGTGCCATTGAGCAGAGAGTAGAGAAATTAAAAGAGCTCTTTGTTGGGCACTACGTTGGAGAGGTTGGGGTTCAAGCCTCTGAACTGGCCTGTACCCGCTTCAAACTGGGACTACGCTTCTATTACCGCATCATGGAAACAATGCTCATTAAG GAAGAGAAACGTCTCTCTACTTCAGATTTCTCTACCCTTCTGAACAACGATGCCTTCCATCGCTCTCTTCTTGCCTGTGCCCTTGAAGTTGTCATGGTTACGTTTGGTTACATAG CTTCGCCAATCAACTCTGGAATGCCAGCGCTTAGCAGTAAGCTTCTCTTTCCTTGGATCCTGGATGTATTTGACCTTCATTCATTCAACTTCATCAAGGTCATTGAAAGCTTTGTCAAGAATGAACCTAGGCTTACTGAGGAAGCAAGAAAG CATCTTCAAGGGATAGAAACTCAGATTGTAGAATGCCTTGCCTGGTCTATCAACTCACCTCTCTTCGATGCTCTTAGAAGAGTAAGAGGAATTGAAGTCAATGGATCACTAACACAG AGTCCCAGTTCACATACTTCTGCTGCTGACAT GTTCTTATCACCAGTCCGTCCTGGCCACTACTCATCAACTCACCGACCATCAAACGAGGCCACACCACCCCGCCGTACCCACGCCCCTACCTGCGCCTCCCGACTGGACTACCCATCCCCCAAATCCGCCCGTCTGAGCATCCAGCAGTGTCCCTCCCCCAGAGTAGGGGTGCAGAATTGCCCCTCCCCGCGGCCAAGCCACGTCGGGGTAGGCGGTCAAGAGAAGCCAGGGTCGGTAACGCTCAATATGTTCTTCAATAAAGTACTGCAGTTGGCCTACCATAGACTCCATACAATGTGCAACCTGTTGGATATCAGCAGAGATTTG AATCGATTAATGTGGACGTGTGTGGAGCACTGTATCACCAATAAATCTTGGCTCTTACAAGGAAGACATCTCGATCAg ATCATCATGTGTTCCATGTATGGTATCTGCAAAGTGAGAGACTGTGAACGGAAATTCAAGGAAATTGTGAACATGTACAGAGGTCTGCCACATGCCCTCTCACag ACATACAAGAATGTATACATGGGTGAAGGAAGGGAAAGTACATCAATCATTGCATTCTACAATCAAGTCTTCATTCCAAACACCAGAgaatatatccataaattccAGCTCACTATCTCT CCTGCCAGTCTGTCTCCAGTACCATCCCGTTGCCAAGCAACAGCTTCACATGCCACGCCCATTTATCA AGTACCAGGTGCTTCTAATTTTTACATCTCACCGATGAAAGACTCTCCGTTTAAGAGCCCTCAACCGGTCAACTCAGTATCATCACCAAGTCAAATGACTCCAAGAACAAG GACGCTGTACAGCTTTGGGGAGACATTGAGT TCTGAAAGATTGCGAGAGTTCAACCAGCAGGTAGCGAGACCAGATAGGTCACCAAGGCCGTCAAGTAAGAGATTGAAACTGGAGGAACTGGACGGACCGGCAGAAAATGGAGATGGACCATCTCATCAAGAACATGG TGATGATGAAACAGATTCA